The Mucilaginibacter rubeus genomic interval TGCGGAATCTCCGCCCGTAACATCTCAAAATCATTTTTCTGCCAACAGAGTATTGTGCTTGGTTCAAGAGCCGCGATACTTACTTCCGATGGTATTTGCTTGTCGTAGCTTTCAACATCCAGTGTCCAGCTGTTTTCGGGCGAAAATTGGAGGATATGCTGGTTCCCATCTGCAGAAATATTGAATGTGTACAAAAATCCGCTTGCAACAAAAACCTTATGCCGGCAAACTTCACCCGCACTAAAAAGAATCTCGTTGCGGCGTAATGTGCGCTGCACCGCCAGGTCGCTGATCCGGCGGATAGCCTCTTCATCCATGTTTCCCGCTCTAAGATATGTTTCAAATTCCGGATGCATTATCCAAAAATAATAAACATTTCAATAGCAAGCCGGGCACTGTAAAAACATGACACTTAAATATTAAATACTTTTTCGGGCTTCTTTTTGATGTTCTTGTACCAAAAATCACGCGCCTTTACACCCCAGATAAAGCGGTTAACATCGCGTTGTTGTGATACCTGGCTCCGCTTGGTGAGGTAGTATAGTTTATGTGCATTCTTCTTTAGCAGCCACCACAGGCGTAGCGACAAAAAATGGCTGGTGTAACCATTGTAAAGGTCATATAGTTGTTTTACAAATTGAGGGTTTTTGTTTCCTTTAAATTTTAAGCAATGAGCAATCCACTTAATGTCCTGTTTTAGTTTCAGGCCTTTTGTCTCCTCCTTTTTTTCTTTTACGGTACTGCTTTCGGCATGGCGGCGATACTTAACCAGGCACTTCGGAATAAAATCAATGGTGCCGATGTTTAAAGCAACGTAGCTTAACCACCAGTCGTGATACAGATCTTTATTAAAAGGTAACGCATGGTTTAGTAAATCACGCTGTGCCATGATAGCGTGTCCAGAAACGCAATTTTCTAACAGGAAAACTTCGGGATCATTCCCCTTGTAGAAATTATAAACATCAGACATTTTATAATTGTAATGGCTACCCTCTTCATTAACAACATCCGAATTATAGTAGGAAAACCGCTGTCCGTTTTCATCAATAAACTCCGAATCATGATAGATAAGCTGATTGTCGCCTATTGCTTTCACCTGCAATTCTATCTTTTCGGGGTGCCACAAATCGTCCTGATCACAAAAAGCTATCAGTTTCCCTTTTGAATACCCAAAAGCTATTTCAAAGTTTTTTGCAAAGCCAACATTACGGGCATTTCTATAAACATGAAACCGGGGATATAATGCTGCATATTCCTGCAAAATATCATAGGTATTGTCTGATGAACAGTCATCAACTGCAATAATTTCGATGTTTTGATAGGTTTGTGTAATCAACGTATCTAACTGCTGACGCAGGTACTGTTCTCCGTTGTATGTGCAAAGGACAATAGAAACAAGAGCGTTATCTGTCATAGGTAGTAAACTTTTGTTCATTACATTGTATTAACGTAAACTTTTAACGAATAATTACAGCACATTCCTTTTTTAACATTTTTAACATTTGAGTGTTAACCTATACGATATATCCGTAAAGGATACCGGCACAATATTGATGCCGCATTTCTACCAGCAAATCATCCATCCATCGTAACCAACAGATAAACAGGCGTTACCAGATACAGTAACTGACAACATCACAAGCCAGCTGTATATACTATTGTATGGTTTTTGTATCTTTGAGGCATATTGATTTATACTCAACAATATATTTGTGTTACAAACAACTGCCAGTCCCACTAAATCAGTATTTATAGTTTCCTGCTTCAAAAACAGGACATTGCTGCCTAAGTAATAACCAGGCGATATATTTTTCCATCAACAATGGCTATAACCATACTGTCTACTTTTGTAAAAAACATCCGGCCATCAGCTTATAAGTTCAGGTACACTATTTGCACACTGGTTACCCGGCACGAAGAATATGCTGAAATGCTTGGTTCATTTATTGAGGCTGGTTTTGATACTGATATCTGCGAGTACCTGATGATCAATAACAGTGAAGGAAATACGGCAGATGCATATGATGGCATAAACCTGTTCCTGCAAGATGCACAAGGCGAGTATATTATTGTGTGCCATCAGGATATATTGCTGATCAATAAAGAAAGCAAACAGCTATTGGATCAGCGTATTGCCGAAATGACCAAGCTTGACCCTAAATGGGCTGTATTGGGGAATGCAGGTGCAGTTGACAGGTTGTATAAACGGAATGTTTTTAAGATAGCCTACCCCAACGGAAAAATTGACATTAAAGGCGACTTGCCGCAAAAGGTATGTAGCGTTGATGAAAATTTTATCGTAATTAAAAAAAGTGCTAATCTTTCATTGTCTTCAGACATTGGGGGATTTCATTTTTATGGTCTTGATATTTGTATGGGGGCCGAGTTTAGGGGGTATACATGCTACGTGATTGATTTTTTATTGCTGCACAAAAGCCTGGGTAATGTAGATGAAACCTTCAAACGCTCATTTAAAGTAGTAAAAAACAAATACACGCATTTTTTAAGGGGCAGATACGTTAATACTACTATTGCAAGTTTCTACCTTTCGGGCTCGCCTATTAAAAACGCGATATTTAATACGAGGCTGTTCAGGCGGGTAATTAAAACTTTTGAAGAAATAAAGGCTAAGCTTAACCGTGCTAAGTAAAATACCAGACGGTCAATTATCATATTTGGATGGAAAACACGCTCATATCAATTGCGCTTTGCACATATAATGGCGAAAAATACATTGGTGACCAGCTTGAAAGCATTGTTAATCAAACGTATAAAAATTTAGAAATTATTATAGTTGATGACCGCTCGACAGATAACACGTTTGATATTGTCAAAAGCTACCAGGAGCGTGATCCGCGGATTAAATGTTTCAAAAATGAGGCAAACCTGGGCTTCAATAAGAATTTCGAAAAAGCCATTGCTTTAACTACCGGGCAGTACATTTCTATCAGCGATCAGGATGACATCTGGCTCCCCAATAAAATCCAGGTATTGGCCGATCATATCAAGAATTCCTGGCTGATCTGTTCAAACTCAAGGTATATGAGCGCCGATGGCTCCCTTACAGATCGCTACCTGCTTAATAATTTCTCTCTATCGCACAGAAATTTTAAGGCCCTGTTGCTAAATAATTTTGTTACCGGCCATACTGTGCTGTTTTCACGGGAGTTGTTAAAATACGCCTTGCCCTTTCCAAAAATTGGTTTTTATGATTGGTGGATGGGGTTTGTTGCCTTTTACTATAAAAAAATAACCTACGTTGACCAGGTGCTGACCCATTACCGGCTTCATGCCAATGCTGTAACAAATAATGCTACCTTAAGCCCGGGACAGTTAGCTAATTATCATTATGAAATGATGTGCACCCATCTTTCTGTTTTCCGGGAATACCACCATCTGAAACCCGCCGACAAAGATTATATTGAAAAATTATACCAGGCTTTATTAACCAAACGTAATAAATATTCATTTCCACTGTTTCAGATAATGCTTGCCGATTATGATGATTTATTTTCGCTGGCGAAGGAGCGTAAAGGCTTATCCAAAATAAATTTTGCCAGGCGATTTGCCATGAAGCACAATGTCTGATAAAAGAATTTGCCGCAAGGCAAAAGGTTAACCAAACCTTATTCACCAACTAACCTGTACCATATGCGCGTGTTAAAATATTTTTCAAAGCCCAAACTGAACTACAAACTGGCTATTTGCGCCATCATCAGGGATGAAAATGCTTATCTTGAAGAATGGATAAAATATCATTTATTGATAGGGGTTGAACATTTTTTCATGTATGATAATGAAAGTAAAGTCCCTGTTAAAACTACTTTGAAAGCGCTTGGCCTGGCACAGTATGCAACCGTTCGAAAAATAAAGGGCGAGGCTCAACAAATGAATGCTTATAACGATTGCGTTAAAAGATTTGGTGAG includes:
- a CDS encoding glycosyltransferase; translation: MTDNALVSIVLCTYNGEQYLRQQLDTLITQTYQNIEIIAVDDCSSDNTYDILQEYAALYPRFHVYRNARNVGFAKNFEIAFGYSKGKLIAFCDQDDLWHPEKIELQVKAIGDNQLIYHDSEFIDENGQRFSYYNSDVVNEEGSHYNYKMSDVYNFYKGNDPEVFLLENCVSGHAIMAQRDLLNHALPFNKDLYHDWWLSYVALNIGTIDFIPKCLVKYRRHAESSTVKEKKEETKGLKLKQDIKWIAHCLKFKGNKNPQFVKQLYDLYNGYTSHFLSLRLWWLLKKNAHKLYYLTKRSQVSQQRDVNRFIWGVKARDFWYKNIKKKPEKVFNI
- a CDS encoding glycosyltransferase family 2 protein, producing MENTLISIALCTYNGEKYIGDQLESIVNQTYKNLEIIIVDDRSTDNTFDIVKSYQERDPRIKCFKNEANLGFNKNFEKAIALTTGQYISISDQDDIWLPNKIQVLADHIKNSWLICSNSRYMSADGSLTDRYLLNNFSLSHRNFKALLLNNFVTGHTVLFSRELLKYALPFPKIGFYDWWMGFVAFYYKKITYVDQVLTHYRLHANAVTNNATLSPGQLANYHYEMMCTHLSVFREYHHLKPADKDYIEKLYQALLTKRNKYSFPLFQIMLADYDDLFSLAKERKGLSKINFARRFAMKHNV
- a CDS encoding Crp/Fnr family transcriptional regulator, with translation MHPEFETYLRAGNMDEEAIRRISDLAVQRTLRRNEILFSAGEVCRHKVFVASGFLYTFNISADGNQHILQFSPENSWTLDVESYDKQIPSEVSIAALEPSTILCWQKNDFEMLRAEIPQLKKFAEDLIARNTHYSRKRILLSLGATPEERYEDFVQTFPGYLSRLPLRMIAAYLGISIKTLTRIRHAQLQR
- a CDS encoding acyl esterase produces the protein MAITILSTFVKNIRPSAYKFRYTICTLVTRHEEYAEMLGSFIEAGFDTDICEYLMINNSEGNTADAYDGINLFLQDAQGEYIIVCHQDILLINKESKQLLDQRIAEMTKLDPKWAVLGNAGAVDRLYKRNVFKIAYPNGKIDIKGDLPQKVCSVDENFIVIKKSANLSLSSDIGGFHFYGLDICMGAEFRGYTCYVIDFLLLHKSLGNVDETFKRSFKVVKNKYTHFLRGRYVNTTIASFYLSGSPIKNAIFNTRLFRRVIKTFEEIKAKLNRAK